A window of the Candidatus Neomarinimicrobiota bacterium genome harbors these coding sequences:
- a CDS encoding glycosyltransferase family 4 protein, which produces MKIGLIIYGDLETLTGGYLYDRKVVEHLREAGHEVSVISLNRQGYLRNVPENLSTKIMDEIETHQPDLLLIDELVHPSLFLRMRNIKTHFSVPVIAIVHLLAAEAKSNPVTSWFSKRAERKFLHNVDGYVAISQQTVAQVVTLLGLPKPHVVAYPAGDRFGGEMTEEGIRANPDRDGPLRILVLGNLTPRKNALAVLRACQDFTAQEVNITLVGDPEYKPDYTGKIQRFVRKNSMESIVQIAGKIESPAEIAQFFKRSDLLVLPSFAEGFPLVHVEAAGFGIPSIATAQSAANEFITHGENGYIVSPGDLTKSRGLIRELVKDRDKLATMSVNAFRAYLKHPTWEETGHKVREFLEGFAYE; this is translated from the coding sequence ATGAAAATCGGACTTATCATCTACGGCGATCTGGAGACTCTGACCGGCGGCTACCTCTACGACCGGAAAGTTGTGGAACATCTCAGAGAGGCCGGACACGAGGTATCCGTCATTTCATTAAACCGCCAGGGGTACCTGCGAAACGTACCGGAGAATCTCTCGACAAAAATTATGGATGAAATAGAAACTCACCAGCCGGATCTGTTACTCATCGACGAACTGGTACATCCGTCCCTTTTTTTACGGATGCGAAATATTAAAACACATTTCTCCGTCCCGGTAATCGCCATCGTTCACCTGCTGGCAGCCGAAGCAAAATCGAATCCCGTTACCAGCTGGTTCTCCAAACGGGCCGAGCGGAAGTTCCTGCATAATGTGGACGGGTACGTTGCCATCAGCCAGCAGACGGTTGCGCAGGTCGTAACGCTGCTTGGATTACCCAAACCACACGTGGTTGCCTACCCGGCCGGGGATCGGTTTGGCGGGGAAATGACTGAGGAAGGAATTCGCGCAAATCCCGACCGGGATGGCCCGCTCCGGATTTTAGTACTGGGTAACCTTACACCGAGGAAAAATGCGCTGGCCGTGCTCCGGGCCTGCCAGGATTTCACCGCTCAGGAAGTCAATATTACCCTGGTCGGCGACCCGGAATATAAACCGGATTATACCGGGAAAATCCAGCGATTTGTCCGGAAGAATAGTATGGAGTCGATTGTCCAAATAGCCGGAAAGATTGAATCCCCGGCAGAGATTGCGCAATTTTTCAAGCGCTCGGATCTGCTCGTCCTCCCCTCCTTTGCGGAAGGGTTTCCGTTGGTCCATGTGGAAGCGGCCGGATTCGGCATTCCCAGTATTGCCACCGCCCAAAGCGCCGCGAACGAATTTATCACTCACGGCGAAAACGGGTACATCGTCTCCCCCGGTGATCTCACAAAATCACGGGGCCTCATCCGCGAACTGGTAAAAGACAGAGACAAACTTGCCACAATGAGTGTCAATGCCTTCCGGGCATACCTGAAACACCCCACCTGGGAGGAAACCGGCCACAAAGTCCGGGAATTTCTTGAAGGATTTGCCTATGAATGA
- a CDS encoding class I SAM-dependent methyltransferase, with protein MNEYTYQDYLAVKKSVDDRALNRRVFETFRTHLCKIQEQGTARLIEIGSGAGAMVERLFDRDVLHRYDYTAMDLNQDNTSAAISGIQHYCEKHGIEYAVSDGQIFKLLEDEKRGHIRFVTADALEWLQEEEHIAGFDGILAHAVLDLFHLETAVPILLQALKPGGFYYFTLNYGGVTQVSPSENPRLNKKILDTYHKSMNSETTNGKPRSGSKAAAKLEAILSDKTTLIASGDSPWRVEPVNGGYPDDEHRFIEYLLRTMENALKSVPEIGEKELTDWLAERREHLSTGRLQFTALNKDFFGVYETS; from the coding sequence ATGAATGAATACACTTACCAAGACTATCTTGCTGTGAAAAAATCCGTGGACGACCGGGCACTGAACCGCAGAGTGTTCGAGACATTTCGAACTCATCTCTGCAAAATACAGGAACAAGGAACCGCACGGCTAATCGAAATCGGCTCAGGCGCCGGCGCCATGGTAGAGCGACTTTTCGACCGGGATGTGCTCCATCGGTACGATTATACCGCCATGGATCTGAATCAGGACAATACTTCGGCTGCTATCTCCGGCATACAGCACTATTGTGAGAAACACGGCATCGAATATGCCGTATCCGATGGTCAAATTTTTAAACTCCTGGAGGACGAGAAGCGTGGTCACATCCGGTTCGTAACCGCCGATGCGCTGGAGTGGCTTCAGGAGGAGGAACACATCGCCGGATTCGACGGCATCCTGGCCCACGCTGTCCTGGATCTGTTTCACCTGGAGACCGCCGTCCCAATCCTGCTCCAGGCCCTGAAACCCGGAGGATTCTACTATTTTACACTGAACTATGGCGGCGTTACGCAGGTTTCGCCATCAGAAAATCCCCGGTTGAACAAAAAAATCCTGGACACCTATCACAAATCCATGAACAGTGAAACCACCAACGGGAAACCGCGGTCAGGAAGCAAGGCGGCGGCTAAACTTGAAGCAATACTGTCGGATAAAACAACCCTCATTGCATCCGGCGATTCCCCCTGGCGGGTAGAACCGGTCAACGGCGGATATCCGGACGATGAACACCGATTCATCGAATATCTTCTCCGAACCATGGAAAATGCGCTCAAAAGCGTCCCGGAAATCGGAGAAAAAGAATTAACCGATTGGCTTGCAGAACGCCGGGAACATCTGTCGACTGGCCGATTACAGTTTACCGCTCTAAATAAGGATTTCTTTGGAGTATATGAAACTTCCTAA
- a CDS encoding CDP-alcohol phosphatidyltransferase family protein, translated as MDNRTILENLQSRIRLLIIVLAIIPGVMMLWLRTAFSGDVAMRWFLGVALVFFYITTEFYHRLNQNRPPNGDRLFPSLGIANTITFFRGFLLALLAGLIFSPEILSRAPYLPAILYLLAGILDGFDGHIARRRDHISSLGQMLENRFDALGILVASTMGIALGKLPVWYMSIGLAYYLFILGRKWRLRTGKPVIELQPDRFRSVAAGIQMGFLGIALLPIFPGEITKIAAPGFFIPTVYLFLRDWLITAGIIDSVGGRYRSFVSKIKGTGRWILLPVIRIGIAGAFLWGVLSGGYHMTPGYMVVGILTLFVFMGVTAQITAIVLMCALGITLQPGAISPQTFIIIYCSIAILFFGSGRFSLWRPEEQFLFRQR; from the coding sequence ATGGATAATCGAACGATTCTCGAAAATCTCCAGAGCCGAATCAGATTACTGATTATTGTTCTGGCGATTATACCCGGCGTAATGATGCTTTGGCTTCGGACCGCATTCAGTGGAGACGTGGCCATGCGGTGGTTCCTCGGCGTAGCGCTGGTATTTTTTTACATCACCACGGAATTCTACCACCGGCTCAATCAAAACCGGCCACCGAATGGTGACCGGCTTTTTCCCTCGCTGGGAATTGCTAATACAATCACTTTTTTCCGGGGATTTCTGCTCGCCTTGTTGGCCGGTCTGATTTTTTCTCCGGAGATTCTAAGTCGCGCCCCGTATCTCCCGGCTATCCTTTATCTCCTTGCGGGCATTCTGGACGGCTTCGACGGGCATATTGCCAGAAGGCGGGATCATATTTCATCGCTGGGACAAATGCTGGAAAACCGGTTTGATGCGCTGGGGATACTCGTCGCGTCCACCATGGGGATTGCGTTGGGAAAACTGCCGGTGTGGTATATGAGCATCGGGTTGGCGTATTACCTGTTTATCCTCGGACGAAAGTGGCGTCTCAGGACGGGCAAACCGGTGATTGAACTACAGCCGGATCGATTCCGAAGCGTTGCCGCGGGCATTCAGATGGGATTTCTCGGGATTGCATTGTTGCCAATATTTCCCGGAGAAATCACCAAAATTGCTGCGCCGGGCTTTTTCATTCCGACGGTATACCTTTTTCTCCGGGACTGGCTTATTACCGCCGGAATCATCGATTCGGTCGGAGGGAGATACCGGTCCTTTGTTTCAAAGATCAAGGGGACAGGCAGATGGATTTTACTTCCGGTGATTCGGATTGGTATCGCAGGCGCCTTCTTGTGGGGAGTACTCTCCGGCGGATATCATATGACCCCAGGATATATGGTCGTCGGCATATTGACACTCTTCGTGTTCATGGGCGTTACGGCGCAAATAACCGCTATTGTTCTGATGTGCGCTCTCGGGATAACCCTTCAACCCGGAGCGATTTCCCCGCAGACATTCATCATCATTTATTGCTCAATCGCGATTCTATTCTTCGGCTCCGGCCGGTTCTCCCTCTGGCGCCCGGAGGAACAATTCCTCTTCCGGCAAAGGTAA
- a CDS encoding cation diffusion facilitator family transporter codes for MAHSHHNHSHDHGNGHEHTHGAIDPSIASTEKGIWAIKWSFIGLMVTALIQVVIVYLSGSVALLADTIHNFGDAATAIPLWIAFLFARKQANKRFSYGFGRVEDLAGMAIVGTILFSAIVAGYQSIHRLIYPDPMSHVWVVAGAALIGFIGNEAVAVFRINVGRNIGSAALIADGKHARVDGLTSLAVLAGALGTWLGYPVADPIIGIGITIAILKIVWDSAKTVFQRVLDGVDPEIIDQIRHSADHTERVAEVSDVRARWIGHEIRAELSVAVQPDLTIEEGHNIAIQVRHNLLHDLDFLTDAVVHIDPVDESGDEYHRVEDHSHGEHGVHSHP; via the coding sequence ATGGCACACTCACACCATAATCACTCACACGACCACGGGAATGGTCATGAGCATACCCATGGCGCCATCGATCCATCCATCGCGTCCACGGAAAAGGGGATCTGGGCCATCAAGTGGTCGTTTATCGGGTTGATGGTTACGGCGCTGATTCAGGTGGTGATTGTCTACCTCTCCGGCAGCGTGGCACTGCTTGCGGATACCATCCACAATTTTGGCGATGCGGCCACAGCCATCCCGCTCTGGATTGCGTTCCTGTTTGCGCGGAAGCAGGCGAACAAGCGGTTTTCGTACGGTTTCGGTCGGGTGGAGGATCTGGCCGGAATGGCCATCGTTGGTACCATCCTGTTTAGCGCTATCGTCGCCGGTTATCAGTCGATCCACCGGCTCATCTATCCCGATCCCATGAGTCATGTCTGGGTGGTGGCCGGGGCTGCCCTGATCGGATTTATCGGCAATGAAGCGGTGGCGGTGTTCCGGATTAATGTCGGGAGGAATATTGGCAGCGCTGCGTTGATTGCCGACGGAAAGCATGCGCGAGTTGACGGCCTGACCAGTCTCGCAGTTTTGGCGGGCGCACTGGGTACCTGGCTGGGATATCCTGTCGCGGATCCCATCATTGGTATCGGTATCACCATTGCCATTCTGAAAATTGTTTGGGATTCGGCGAAGACGGTCTTTCAGCGGGTGCTGGACGGCGTCGATCCGGAGATCATCGATCAGATCAGGCACTCCGCGGACCATACGGAGCGGGTGGCCGAAGTCTCCGACGTCCGGGCGCGATGGATCGGTCACGAGATCCGCGCCGAATTGAGCGTGGCGGTACAACCGGATCTCACCATCGAAGAAGGTCATAATATTGCCATACAGGTACGGCACAATCTGCTCCATGACCTGGATTTCCTGACGGATGCGGTTGTGCATATCGATCCGGTGGACGAGAGCGGAGACGAGTATCACCGGGTTGAGGATCACAGTCATGGCGAGCATGGCGTGCATTCCCATCCCTGA
- a CDS encoding PadR family transcriptional regulator, with the protein MVTDLVVLGILNRARRHGYEIKKEIEYEMFNVDIQYGSIYHALKKFTQDGLVEQVEIEPSESGRPDRKGYAITDKGREKFKELFAGALTATNPASNAIDAAIHFVGAVPADNVLGYLTERLEGFRELGKTIREKQSRRTIEILRRNREKKPANLSPEENTLYESDQKLIPFLFRNAVSHQLHLVTAEIRWTEEFIEQFTQKFEIAEKN; encoded by the coding sequence ATGGTTACGGATTTGGTAGTACTGGGGATTTTGAATAGAGCCCGCAGGCATGGGTACGAAATCAAAAAGGAGATCGAGTACGAGATGTTTAACGTGGACATCCAGTACGGCTCGATCTACCATGCCCTGAAAAAGTTCACGCAGGACGGGTTGGTGGAGCAGGTGGAGATCGAGCCGTCCGAATCGGGTCGACCGGACCGGAAAGGGTACGCCATTACGGACAAGGGGAGAGAAAAGTTCAAAGAACTGTTCGCCGGCGCGCTGACCGCTACAAATCCCGCATCCAATGCTATAGATGCTGCAATACATTTTGTCGGAGCAGTCCCGGCGGATAATGTGCTCGGATACCTCACGGAACGGTTGGAAGGATTTCGGGAACTGGGGAAGACCATCAGAGAGAAACAGTCCAGACGCACCATCGAAATTCTCCGCCGGAACCGGGAGAAGAAGCCGGCCAATCTCTCGCCGGAAGAGAATACGCTTTACGAGTCCGATCAGAAGTTAATCCCGTTTCTGTTCCGGAATGCGGTGAGTCACCAGCTGCATCTGGTGACCGCTGAAATCCGATGGACAGAAGAATTTATTGAGCAGTTCACGCAAAAGTTCGAAATTGCTGAAAAAAATTGA
- a CDS encoding EAL domain-containing protein, producing MPTVLVIEDDSSVRTVLEEMIGSGNYEVLSADNGEEGLELARSELPDIILCDISMPVLDGYGVLEKVRQDPELRMVPFIFLTGTDGRRKFRKGMELGADDFIPKPFTKVELFSAIQTQLRKREERLEQISEELEAKDRELNRLLRQDDLTGLPNQLAFGEQFTEQASGDSASGNALAIFSISLDRFSEINDSLGHEAADQVLQRIANRLQSGTGEEDTVARTRAAEFAVLLTAVENEEGARTVADQLLEQMKSPIEVQGHTIHITGSMGIALYPRHGKEINQLLECAGLARSLVKARNGNGYQVYSETLEATPSQQIEMETALRSALQKNEFTLNYQPIVRSGDGKISGAEVLIRWQNERMGFVPPSRFIPVAEESGMISDITWWVLETATRQMREWKTRGANGFTLSVNLSGQQFGESDLVTKIDELLNTADLKSDDIKLEITETAIIRDEEQARNVMKTFRANGIRVAVDDFGTGYSSFSYLQQFPVDILKIDQTFIRNLPDDHRNMEITRAIIQMAHNLELSVIAEGVETNSERNFLRDTDCDELQGFLFSKPLPADEFEEYLFGEDGEEGPD from the coding sequence ATGCCCACAGTGCTGGTTATAGAAGACGATTCATCCGTCCGCACCGTTCTTGAGGAAATGATTGGATCCGGCAATTACGAGGTGCTGTCAGCGGATAATGGCGAGGAGGGGCTGGAGCTCGCCCGTTCTGAGCTGCCGGATATCATCCTGTGTGATATATCCATGCCGGTGCTGGATGGATATGGGGTGCTCGAAAAAGTGCGCCAGGATCCGGAGCTCCGGATGGTGCCGTTTATCTTTCTCACCGGCACCGATGGCCGGCGGAAGTTTCGCAAAGGCATGGAGCTTGGCGCCGATGACTTTATCCCGAAACCGTTTACCAAAGTAGAACTGTTCAGCGCTATTCAGACCCAGCTGCGAAAACGGGAGGAACGCCTTGAACAAATTTCTGAAGAGCTGGAGGCCAAGGATCGGGAGTTGAACCGTCTCCTTCGCCAGGATGACCTCACAGGTTTGCCGAACCAACTCGCCTTCGGGGAACAGTTTACAGAACAGGCGTCCGGGGACTCCGCATCCGGGAATGCACTGGCCATCTTTTCGATAAGCCTGGATCGCTTTAGCGAAATTAACGACTCATTGGGGCATGAGGCCGCAGACCAGGTATTGCAAAGAATAGCCAATCGACTACAGTCCGGAACCGGGGAAGAGGACACAGTCGCCCGCACCCGGGCCGCAGAATTTGCCGTGCTGCTGACAGCGGTCGAGAATGAAGAGGGGGCAAGAACAGTGGCAGACCAGTTGCTGGAGCAGATGAAGTCTCCCATTGAAGTACAGGGCCACACGATTCATATAACCGGGAGTATGGGAATTGCATTGTATCCGCGTCATGGAAAAGAGATAAACCAGCTACTGGAATGCGCGGGTTTGGCACGGAGCCTGGTGAAGGCCCGGAACGGAAACGGGTACCAGGTTTATTCCGAGACACTGGAAGCAACACCATCCCAGCAGATTGAGATGGAAACCGCGCTCAGGAGCGCACTGCAAAAGAACGAATTCACGCTGAATTACCAGCCGATCGTTCGCTCCGGAGACGGTAAAATCAGTGGGGCCGAGGTGTTGATCCGCTGGCAGAATGAGCGTATGGGCTTTGTGCCTCCTTCCCGGTTTATTCCGGTGGCAGAGGAGTCCGGAATGATATCCGACATCACCTGGTGGGTGTTGGAAACTGCCACCCGGCAAATGCGCGAGTGGAAAACCCGGGGCGCCAACGGATTTACGCTTTCCGTAAACCTGTCCGGACAGCAGTTCGGGGAATCCGACCTGGTCACAAAGATTGATGAGCTGCTGAACACCGCTGATCTCAAGTCCGACGATATTAAGCTAGAGATCACCGAGACGGCTATCATCCGGGACGAGGAGCAGGCCCGTAATGTGATGAAGACGTTTCGGGCAAACGGCATCCGAGTCGCAGTGGATGATTTCGGTACAGGGTATTCATCGTTTAGTTATCTGCAGCAATTCCCGGTTGATATTTTGAAAATTGACCAGACGTTTATCAGGAACCTCCCGGATGACCATCGGAACATGGAGATCACCCGGGCTATTATTCAGATGGCGCATAACCTGGAACTCTCGGTCATCGCCGAGGGTGTTGAGACCAATAGCGAGCGGAATTTTCTCCGGGATACGGACTGCGATGAGCTCCAGGGATTTCTCTTTAGCAAGCCGCTGCCGGCCGATGAGTTTGAGGAATATCTTTTTGGGGAAGATGGAGAAGAAGGTCCCGATTAA
- a CDS encoding PAS domain S-box protein codes for MTHYNILVIEDNPGDARLIKEYLSRRNGAEYSVEWDTSLTQGIAHAQSEQFDIALLDLGLPECRGKETFIRFTHDIPYLPVVVLTGLDDKDLAVDAVQSGAQDYLVKSELDGPVLKKALQYAIERWKFTRAYQESEEKFRLIAETSQDLIFQLNSDGEILYASPAVSDILEYSQEDVTNRHFTEFITSDDQERALDIFGRAISGKTVQTFELIADTKSGDPVPLDVNVSTFKIDDTHIGIQGIARDITSRKTREEELQTSEREYRTLFENLQDVFYRADLEGNVTMTSPSVKELLGYTPEEIAGKNLIEDIYLHRETAMQFWREIQQDGAIRGFETQLVRKDGEIIWVLVNAQIMKDTGGNPTGIEGIVWDITSQKEMEKQIRRQAKIDEAVSRASQQFVKTREADLDKVLKILGEAVDVNRAYIFGFSKNTIKVSNTHEWCDSQTDSVRDELQNIDTLDMQWWMEKILNQENIVLRSLNDLPEEAEPERMMLAEQGIKSLLAVPIESSHNTLGFLGFDDTENRREWGSEEIRALRVLAEMIGFYWERQRSTRRERVFSDLGRQLSGATTPPEAAEIIAEAAEKLIGWDACSVDAYDPDEDVMNSLLTVDIIDGEKGDVPPVGSGRAPGEVARKCLVEGAQLILRDENTPPDQGLRPFGSTDRLSASLMFAPIRHKDRPIGIISIQSYEYYAFDRMDLEILQVLADHCAGALERTQAERALLESERDFRGIFDNMQEGFFRLDADGTIIKVNPRMLKILDCEEKEQLIGKQVTDFEVFSDEETQNYLELLQESGEITNFQNTWSTLSGRQIEVRKSVHTVENPDGSVLYYEGTVSDITEQKELERQLIHAQKMESLGQIASGIAHDFNNVMATISGANQMLEMLSKDSPEAFEKYLKMISSSIERGKSITNRMLTFTRTEQPNFQPISAMNYLEEIREITGTTLPKNVLVNLNPYEGNDRVIGDRGQLQQVLMNLCINAADAMEGGGQIDLAVSEAPQNCIRRHDVDQELEYLCITVSDNGPGIPEEFRESIFEPFFTTKDPGKGTGLGLAVAYKIIKNHGGWIDVESTIGEGTIFTLGLPQAKSGGHIAAEKDNVVDYRGNGERILVIDDEKDIREIMTSVLTEQGYTVITAFSGPHAMEKLQESDEPFDLIITDLGMPDFGGKELIKRVLRRFPNQRVVGNTGYLDTFEQEELKELGFDNIIQKPFKIEELLRVVNTELQKVV; via the coding sequence ATGACACATTACAATATTCTCGTAATAGAAGACAATCCTGGTGATGCCAGGCTGATAAAGGAATACCTCTCCCGGCGTAACGGTGCAGAATATTCGGTGGAGTGGGACACTTCCCTGACCCAGGGAATTGCCCACGCCCAATCCGAGCAGTTCGATATTGCACTCCTGGACCTGGGCCTTCCGGAGTGCCGGGGCAAAGAGACTTTCATCCGGTTTACACATGATATTCCATACCTGCCTGTGGTCGTATTGACCGGCCTGGATGACAAAGATCTGGCCGTTGACGCTGTGCAGAGCGGCGCCCAGGATTACCTGGTGAAATCCGAACTGGACGGACCGGTGCTGAAAAAAGCACTCCAGTATGCGATTGAGCGGTGGAAATTCACCCGGGCCTACCAGGAGTCGGAAGAGAAATTCCGGCTGATTGCTGAGACGAGTCAGGACCTAATTTTTCAGCTGAATTCAGACGGAGAAATACTGTACGCCTCGCCGGCGGTCTCCGATATTCTGGAATATTCCCAGGAGGATGTAACCAATCGACATTTTACAGAGTTTATTACTTCGGATGATCAGGAAAGAGCGCTTGATATTTTCGGCCGGGCCATCTCCGGAAAGACTGTCCAGACATTTGAACTAATCGCGGATACCAAATCCGGTGATCCGGTGCCGCTGGACGTGAATGTTTCAACATTCAAGATCGATGACACCCATATCGGTATCCAGGGAATAGCCAGGGATATCACGTCGAGGAAGACACGCGAAGAGGAGTTACAAACAAGCGAACGGGAATACCGGACGCTGTTCGAAAATCTTCAAGATGTTTTTTACCGTGCAGATTTGGAGGGGAATGTTACCATGACGTCACCTTCCGTGAAGGAACTACTGGGGTATACTCCGGAAGAAATCGCCGGGAAAAACCTTATCGAAGACATCTATCTGCACCGGGAAACGGCTATGCAGTTCTGGAGGGAGATCCAGCAGGATGGCGCAATCCGCGGGTTTGAAACCCAGTTGGTTCGAAAAGATGGAGAAATTATCTGGGTCCTGGTGAATGCACAAATTATGAAGGATACCGGCGGCAATCCGACGGGAATTGAGGGTATTGTCTGGGATATCACTTCCCAAAAGGAAATGGAAAAGCAGATACGCCGCCAGGCGAAGATAGATGAAGCGGTATCCAGGGCTTCACAACAATTTGTTAAAACCAGGGAAGCCGACCTGGACAAAGTATTGAAAATCCTTGGTGAAGCCGTTGATGTGAACCGGGCCTATATCTTCGGGTTTTCGAAAAACACAATTAAAGTGTCCAACACCCATGAGTGGTGTGATTCGCAAACCGATTCAGTCCGGGATGAGCTCCAGAATATTGATACACTGGATATGCAATGGTGGATGGAGAAAATACTAAACCAGGAAAATATTGTACTCCGGTCACTGAATGACTTGCCGGAAGAGGCTGAACCTGAGCGAATGATGCTTGCTGAGCAGGGGATCAAATCGTTACTGGCTGTCCCGATAGAATCGAGTCACAACACCCTCGGTTTCCTGGGGTTTGATGATACCGAAAACCGGCGTGAGTGGGGATCGGAGGAGATTAGAGCACTCCGTGTGCTGGCGGAGATGATTGGATTCTATTGGGAGAGACAGCGGTCAACCCGACGGGAACGGGTGTTCTCGGACCTCGGTCGTCAGCTCAGTGGAGCAACTACCCCGCCGGAGGCCGCTGAGATTATTGCCGAAGCGGCCGAGAAATTAATCGGCTGGGATGCTTGCAGCGTCGATGCCTACGACCCCGATGAAGATGTAATGAATTCGCTGCTAACCGTCGATATTATCGATGGAGAAAAAGGGGATGTTCCTCCTGTTGGTTCAGGGAGAGCGCCGGGGGAGGTCGCACGAAAGTGCCTTGTAGAGGGAGCGCAGTTAATCCTCAGAGATGAGAACACGCCCCCAGACCAGGGTCTCCGGCCGTTTGGGTCGACTGACCGGCTGTCCGCCTCCCTGATGTTTGCGCCGATCAGGCACAAGGACAGGCCCATCGGGATAATCTCAATTCAGAGCTATGAGTATTACGCTTTTGATCGAATGGATCTGGAAATACTGCAGGTCCTGGCCGATCATTGTGCCGGAGCGCTTGAGCGAACGCAGGCGGAGCGTGCCCTTCTGGAATCGGAACGGGATTTTCGGGGCATCTTTGATAATATGCAGGAAGGCTTTTTTCGGCTGGATGCCGATGGTACCATTATTAAGGTGAATCCCCGGATGCTTAAGATCCTTGATTGCGAAGAAAAGGAGCAGTTGATCGGAAAGCAGGTCACCGATTTCGAGGTGTTCAGCGACGAGGAGACGCAAAACTACCTGGAACTGCTCCAGGAATCCGGCGAAATTACCAACTTTCAGAATACCTGGTCAACCCTGTCCGGTCGACAGATTGAAGTTCGAAAGAGTGTCCATACGGTAGAAAATCCTGATGGATCGGTGTTGTATTACGAAGGGACCGTCTCCGATATCACGGAACAGAAGGAACTGGAGCGGCAACTGATCCATGCGCAGAAGATGGAATCGCTGGGACAGATTGCCAGCGGAATCGCCCACGACTTTAATAACGTGATGGCCACTATTTCCGGGGCAAACCAGATGCTTGAAATGCTTTCCAAAGATTCCCCTGAAGCGTTTGAAAAGTACCTGAAAATGATCAGTTCCAGTATTGAGCGTGGAAAATCCATCACCAACCGGATGCTTACGTTTACCCGGACAGAGCAGCCGAATTTCCAGCCTATCTCTGCGATGAATTATCTGGAGGAGATCCGCGAAATCACCGGTACTACTCTCCCGAAGAACGTCCTGGTCAATCTGAATCCATATGAGGGAAATGATCGGGTTATTGGCGATCGCGGTCAGCTTCAGCAGGTGCTCATGAACCTCTGTATCAACGCCGCCGACGCCATGGAAGGCGGTGGGCAGATCGACCTGGCTGTATCGGAGGCGCCGCAGAACTGTATCCGCCGGCACGACGTGGATCAGGAACTGGAGTACCTCTGTATCACCGTATCTGACAACGGTCCCGGCATCCCGGAAGAATTTCGTGAGTCGATTTTTGAACCGTTTTTTACGACAAAAGATCCGGGTAAGGGCACCGGCCTCGGGCTGGCGGTGGCGTACAAAATAATCAAGAACCACGGCGGTTGGATAGATGTTGAAAGTACGATAGGAGAAGGAACGATCTTTACCCTCGGCCTGCCGCAGGCGAAATCCGGTGGACACATCGCTGCGGAAAAAGATAATGTGGTTGATTACAGGGGAAACGGTGAACGGATACTCGTTATCGACGATGAAAAGGATATCCGGGAAATCATGACCAGCGTCTTGACCGAGCAGGGATATACGGTTATTACGGCGTTTTCCGGGCCCCATGCGATGGAAAAACTTCAGGAGAGCGATGAGCCTTTTGATCTGATTATCACCGATCTGGGTATGCCGGATTTCGGGGGGAAGGAATTAATCAAACGGGTGTTAAGGCGGTTTCCAAATCAGCGGGTTGTCGGGAATACCGGGTACCTGGATACATTTGAGCAGGAAGAATTAAAAGAGTTGGGTTTCGATAATATTATTCAGAAACCATTCAAAATCGAGGAACTGCTCAGGGTAGTCAATACCGAGCTCCAAAAGGTGGTTTAA
- a CDS encoding response regulator, protein MEYLNAKPIDILLVEDSPGDVRLTREALKEGKVKNNLEVAKDGVEALEFLYRQGKHKKAFRPDLILLDLNLPKKDGREVLEEIKADEDLKRIPIVILTTSDDEKDILRSYNLHANCYITKPVDLDKFITVVKSIGSFWFTIVKLPNGK, encoded by the coding sequence ATGGAATACCTGAATGCGAAACCCATCGATATACTGCTGGTGGAGGACAGTCCCGGCGACGTCCGGCTGACCAGAGAGGCACTGAAAGAAGGTAAGGTAAAAAACAACCTGGAAGTGGCCAAAGATGGGGTTGAGGCGCTGGAATTTTTGTACCGTCAAGGGAAACACAAAAAGGCCTTCAGGCCCGATCTGATTTTGCTGGATTTGAATTTACCCAAAAAGGACGGCCGGGAAGTACTGGAGGAAATCAAAGCCGACGAGGATCTGAAGCGGATCCCTATCGTTATTCTGACGACCTCAGATGATGAAAAGGATATCCTCCGCAGTTACAATCTACACGCAAATTGTTATATCACGAAGCCGGTGGATCTGGATAAGTTCATTACCGTGGTAAAATCGATTGGAAGTTTCTGGTTCACTATCGTCAAGCTCCCCAACGGAAAATAA